One Elusimicrobiota bacterium genomic region harbors:
- a CDS encoding metallopeptidase family protein has translation MTLEQFEMIVEDSLKNIPKKFKRIIQKEGINVLVREQVPAAVKERFPNKDVFGIFVGFPFGKGRVFSIQNEPTRIEIYKESFDKNIDNETEMKKQISKTVIHELAHYFGFNESEIRTKGY, from the coding sequence ATGACCCTTGAACAATTTGAAATGATAGTTGAGGATTCTCTAAAGAATATCCCCAAGAAATTTAAACGAATTATCCAAAAAGAAGGAATAAACGTTCTGGTGCGTGAACAGGTACCGGCAGCAGTTAAAGAACGATTCCCTAATAAGGATGTTTTTGGTATTTTTGTCGGTTTCCCCTTTGGAAAAGGCCGTGTATTTTCTATTCAAAACGAACCGACCCGCATAGAAATATATAAAGAAAGTTTTGATAAAAATATTGATAACGAAACCGAAATGAAAAAACAGATCAGCAAGACAGTAATTCATGAACTTGCCCATTACTTCGGATTCAATGAATCGGAAATAAGAACAAAAGGATATTAA
- a CDS encoding TldD/PmbA family protein, with product MDIINQEDIDLIINKMLSNGGNFAEIYFEESDTAGFSFIDGKVETASSGTVSGCGLRLIKKEETYFASQSNPSIATIISLSEKLAGTGGVLNRQTESIKIESPSVAKLTKDLESYLEIVENADKLLHRKTSQVKQISFRVSAGRKDFYVANSNKIKALNKRQSAIFIISIIVSDGKITQTSHEVIATNTLQKIKLEDIMKVSEIAYQRAADLLNMASPSPAGEMPIVISSSAGGTMIHEAIGHSLEADLVQKGISPVYLGKIGKKVASEKITVFDNATIEGARGTYQYDDEGTPAQKTTLVENGVLKNYLYDLFTAKKDNAKSTGNGRRESYNNKPIPRMSNTYIAPGKDNPDDIIKSIKKGIFVKKMGGGQVNTANGDFIFEVEEGYELNDGKIGKMLRNASLIGNGPEILNSIDMVGTDIGWQPGTCGKDGQGVPVLDGQPTLRIPKITIGGV from the coding sequence ATGGATATTATCAATCAGGAAGATATTGATTTAATAATTAACAAAATGTTATCAAACGGCGGGAATTTTGCTGAAATATATTTTGAAGAAAGCGATACTGCCGGTTTTAGCTTTATTGACGGTAAAGTTGAAACAGCGTCTTCGGGAACAGTCAGCGGCTGTGGGTTACGGCTTATTAAGAAAGAAGAAACATATTTTGCTTCACAATCCAATCCGTCAATTGCTACAATTATCTCTCTTTCTGAAAAACTTGCCGGGACCGGTGGAGTATTAAATAGACAAACGGAATCAATAAAAATAGAATCGCCGTCAGTTGCCAAACTAACAAAGGATTTGGAATCTTATCTGGAAATTGTTGAAAATGCCGACAAATTGCTTCACCGGAAAACATCACAGGTAAAACAAATTTCATTTCGTGTTTCAGCAGGTAGAAAAGATTTTTATGTTGCAAACTCTAATAAGATAAAAGCGTTAAACAAGAGACAATCAGCCATTTTTATTATATCGATTATTGTTTCAGACGGTAAAATAACCCAGACATCTCACGAAGTTATTGCAACAAATACGCTTCAAAAAATAAAACTTGAAGATATTATGAAAGTATCCGAAATTGCGTATCAAAGAGCGGCTGATTTATTGAATATGGCTTCTCCTTCGCCTGCCGGCGAGATGCCGATTGTTATTTCATCTTCTGCAGGCGGTACTATGATACATGAGGCAATAGGACATTCGCTTGAGGCGGATTTGGTTCAAAAAGGGATTTCACCGGTTTATCTTGGTAAAATTGGTAAAAAAGTCGCGTCAGAAAAAATAACAGTTTTTGATAACGCCACAATAGAAGGTGCGCGAGGTACTTACCAATATGACGATGAAGGTACGCCTGCACAAAAAACAACACTTGTTGAAAACGGGGTTCTTAAAAATTATTTATATGATTTATTTACTGCAAAAAAAGACAATGCAAAATCAACAGGTAACGGCAGGCGGGAATCGTACAATAATAAACCGATACCGAGAATGTCTAATACTTACATAGCACCCGGCAAAGACAACCCCGATGATATTATAAAAAGTATAAAGAAAGGTATTTTTGTAAAGAAAATGGGTGGCGGGCAGGTAAATACCGCGAACGGTGATTTTATATTTGAAGTGGAAGAAGGGTATGAACTTAATGATGGTAAAATCGGTAAAATGCTGAGGAACGCATCGCTTATCGGCAACGGTCCTGAAATATTAAATTCAATTGACATGGTAGGGACTGACATTGGCTGGCAACCCGGCACCTGCGGTAAAGACGGCCAGGGCGTCCCCGTTCTTGACGGCCAACCAACCTTAAGAATCCCCAAAATCACAATCGGCGGTGTGTAG
- a CDS encoding DUF3106 domain-containing protein, with amino-acid sequence MDKEMRINIRINIIVFQLVVVFLFSSVIYAQENSKVEIVAVKTKEDSNDTYKENLRRWQNLSEKERQIIRERAKRISPEQIKELKKESIKFKSMPKKEQNKIKDNYQRYEKFLPEKKEILKQKYLRFEKLSPEKREELRRAFLKKRKIFLGDSEEDLKKREESIEKKEGQQLNKKDSYLKPGKDRPLEDKNFVPRDRKPDDSKESDFDQKEYIRNRRKERQEMQKNIRNRKGNLRNKEEVIRDFNRQSKP; translated from the coding sequence ATGGATAAAGAAATGAGAATAAATATAAGGATTAATATTATTGTTTTTCAGCTGGTTGTTGTTTTTCTATTCAGTTCGGTGATTTATGCTCAGGAAAATTCAAAAGTTGAAATAGTCGCCGTTAAAACGAAAGAGGATTCCAATGATACTTATAAAGAAAATCTCAGGCGCTGGCAAAATCTTTCTGAAAAGGAACGCCAAATAATAAGGGAAAGAGCAAAAAGAATAAGCCCGGAACAAATAAAGGAACTTAAAAAGGAATCAATAAAATTTAAAAGTATGCCTAAAAAAGAGCAAAATAAAATAAAAGATAATTATCAAAGATACGAAAAGTTTCTTCCGGAAAAAAAAGAAATATTAAAACAGAAATATTTAAGATTTGAGAAACTTTCACCGGAAAAAAGAGAAGAATTGCGGCGGGCATTTTTAAAAAAAAGAAAAATATTTTTGGGTGATTCAGAAGAAGATTTAAAAAAGCGAGAAGAATCCATAGAAAAAAAAGAAGGTCAGCAGTTAAATAAAAAGGATTCCTATCTTAAGCCGGGCAAAGATCGTCCGCTCGAAGATAAAAATTTTGTTCCAAGGGACAGGAAACCTGATGATTCAAAAGAAAGTGACTTTGACCAAAAAGAATATATTCGCAACCGCAGGAAAGAAAGGCAGGAAATGCAGAAGAATATTCGTAATCGCAAGGGAAATCTTCGTAACAAGGAAGAAGTTATTCGGGATTTTAACCGGCAGAGCAAACCATAA
- a CDS encoding T9SS type A sorting domain-containing protein, translated as MKIIRKIFIISLIVISFLKIVSAITIFSDDMSNFPTGWTLSGTASNYWTKSSANYNSASYSAKCTPNSTYGNNVDVYIEKAVNLTGYSASSMTFSVWQVTEPGFDFVTVQYVTSVGTTTVWTQEGSHQSWQQVSVNISTNSFKIRFRFYSNSSVAYEGAYIDDVDLVAGNNLNNPVLSWTDETSYTSDGLDPEMGNTSTTFVYRVKYSDADNDAPRSGFPKVHIKKGGTEISGSPFPMTAVDPADTTYTDGKLYTYSKTLSIGNNYTYNFESYDGWNASATGIPTNLIAAPIVTQYPTLFWTAETNYNNDGLNPEIGTSTMTFTYRVKYADADTEAPKSNYPKVHIKKNGVEINGSPFTMNYVSGSYWDVGVIFSYSITLSTGIDFTYYFEAYDVNNAPATGTPTLSINAPDITNSILSWTGETNYTTDGLDLGTGTSTTTFTYRIKYTDLDNNAPASGYPKLYVKKGGTNITGSPFVMIGVDLTDTTYTDGKVYFSSMTLAAGTDYTYYFEAYDVWGASAIGSPTNSIDAPDVSVPSIPANSAPTLSWIGETNYTSDGLDPETGYSTTTYTYRIKYTDADNDAPASGYPKLYVKKGGTNITGSPFTMTALDPADTTYTDGKLYFSSMTLAAGTDYTYYFEGYDVWSASATGTPITTVDAPDVSVPVIPANTAPTLSWIGEGNYISDGLHPEVGNISTTFIYRVNYTDADNDVPKSGYPKIHIKKSGINISSSPFAMSEVDTGDTTYTDGKLYTYSTTLSTGTDYTYYFEAYDVWNSSATGIPTTAIDAPDVPVVEISQQFKLYNNLFDPNKNEKALITYNLQEESNVKITICDVTGAEIKKIVDERKSAGFYIAEWNGLNIDNEVVASGLYIVYIQAGSFKDRKKILVIK; from the coding sequence ATGAAAATAATTAGAAAAATATTTATAATTTCTCTTATAGTTATTTCTTTTCTTAAAATTGTATCTGCTATTACAATTTTCAGCGATGATATGTCAAATTTCCCAACTGGATGGACGCTTTCGGGTACGGCAAGTAATTATTGGACAAAATCATCAGCAAATTACAATAGTGCTTCTTATAGTGCGAAATGTACACCAAATTCAACATATGGTAACAATGTTGATGTCTATATAGAAAAAGCAGTGAATTTAACTGGTTATTCAGCTTCATCTATGACATTTAGTGTTTGGCAAGTTACTGAACCAGGTTTCGATTTTGTTACAGTTCAATATGTTACTTCCGTCGGCACAACAACAGTATGGACACAAGAAGGAAGTCATCAATCTTGGCAACAGGTGTCTGTAAATATTTCTACAAATTCTTTTAAGATTAGATTTAGATTTTATAGTAATAGCAGTGTTGCTTATGAAGGTGCATATATTGATGATGTCGATCTTGTTGCTGGAAATAATCTTAATAATCCTGTATTATCTTGGACAGACGAGACAAGTTATACTTCTGATGGACTTGACCCTGAGATGGGTAATACTTCAACAACATTTGTTTATCGTGTAAAATATTCAGATGCAGATAATGATGCACCAAGAAGTGGGTTTCCTAAAGTTCACATTAAAAAAGGTGGGACTGAAATATCTGGAAGCCCTTTTCCAATGACTGCAGTTGACCCTGCAGACACGACGTATACCGATGGCAAACTTTATACTTATTCAAAAACGCTTTCTATCGGAAATAATTATACATATAACTTTGAATCTTACGATGGATGGAATGCCTCTGCGACGGGAATACCTACAAACTTAATTGCTGCACCAATTGTAACACAGTACCCTACACTTTTTTGGACGGCTGAAACGAATTATAATAATGATGGTCTTAATCCAGAAATTGGGACTTCAACGATGACATTTACTTATAGAGTAAAATATGCAGATGCAGATACAGAAGCCCCAAAATCTAATTATCCTAAGGTACATATTAAAAAAAACGGGGTAGAAATAAATGGTAGTCCATTTACAATGAATTATGTTTCAGGGAGTTACTGGGATGTAGGTGTTATTTTCTCTTATTCAATAACGCTTTCCACTGGCATAGATTTTACCTATTATTTTGAAGCATATGATGTTAATAACGCACCTGCCACTGGAACTCCAACATTATCAATAAATGCACCTGATATAACGAATTCCATATTATCTTGGACGGGTGAAACAAATTATACTACTGATGGGCTTGACCTAGGAACGGGAACTTCAACAACGACCTTTACTTATAGAATAAAATATACAGATTTAGATAATAATGCTCCTGCAAGTGGGTATCCAAAATTATATGTCAAAAAGGGTGGAACGAATATTACGGGCAGTCCGTTTGTGATGATAGGTGTTGACTTAACAGATACGACATATACTGATGGCAAAGTTTATTTTTCATCAATGACATTGGCAGCTGGAACGGATTATACTTATTATTTTGAGGCATATGATGTTTGGGGTGCTTCTGCCATTGGATCACCGACAAATTCAATTGATGCACCTGATGTTTCAGTACCTAGTATTCCTGCTAATAGTGCACCAACATTATCATGGATAGGTGAGACAAATTATACTTCTGATGGTCTTGACCCTGAAACAGGATATTCAACAACAACATATACTTATCGTATAAAATATACCGATGCTGATAATGATGCACCTGCAAGTGGTTATCCAAAATTGTATGTTAAGAAAGGCGGAACAAATATAACTGGTAGCCCATTCACTATGACAGCACTTGACCCTGCTGATACCACATATACAGATGGCAAACTTTATTTTTCATCAATGACATTGGCAGCTGGGACAGATTATACTTACTATTTTGAAGGGTATGATGTATGGAGTGCTTCTGCAACCGGGACACCAATAACTACGGTTGATGCACCTGATGTCTCAGTACCTGTGATACCTGCTAATACTGCTCCAACTTTGTCATGGATTGGGGAAGGAAATTATATTTCAGATGGGCTCCACCCCGAAGTAGGTAATATTTCAACAACATTTATTTATCGTGTAAATTACACAGATGCAGATAATGATGTCCCTAAAAGTGGTTATCCAAAGATTCATATTAAAAAAAGTGGAATAAATATAAGTAGTAGTCCATTTGCGATGTCAGAGGTTGACACCGGCGATACGACATATACCGATGGCAAACTCTATACCTATTCAACAACTCTCTCTACTGGAACCGACTATACATATTATTTTGAAGCATATGATGTTTGGAACAGTTCTGCAACAGGAATACCAACAACAGCAATAGATGCACCTGATGTCCCTGTTGTTGAGATTTCTCAACAGTTCAAACTTTATAACAATCTTTTTGACCCAAACAAAAACGAAAAAGCATTGATAACATATAATTTACAAGAGGAATCAAATGTAAAAATAACTATTTGCGATGTAACTGGCGCAGAAATAAAAAAAATTGTTGATGAAAGAAAATCAGCAGGATTTTACATAGCAGAATGGAACGGCTTAAATATTGATAATGAAGTTGTTGCAAGCGGGTTGTATATCGTTTATATTCAAGCGGGAAGTTTCAAAGATAGAAAAAAAATATTGGTGATTAAATAA
- a CDS encoding helix-turn-helix transcriptional regulator, translating to MENIHKFVGKRIREERLKRELTQQEVADLSGITNNFLSYIESGKKQASLDTIHKIADALHISLSELFLEIAIRKNDYSLNEQILPLLKDKPKKDREFILDLVRLVSKKMKKK from the coding sequence ATGGAAAACATACATAAATTTGTTGGGAAAAGAATAAGGGAAGAACGACTAAAACGAGAATTAACTCAGCAGGAAGTCGCTGATTTATCAGGTATTACTAATAATTTCCTTTCTTATATTGAAAGTGGTAAGAAACAGGCAAGTTTAGATACTATTCACAAAATAGCGGATGCTTTACATATTTCACTTTCTGAACTTTTCTTAGAGATAGCTATTAGAAAAAACGATTATTCGCTTAATGAGCAAATACTACCTCTCCTAAAAGACAAACCTAAAAAAGACAGAGAATTCATTTTGGATTTGGTAAGGTTGGTTTCAAAAAAGATGAAAAAGAAATGA
- a CDS encoding GAF domain-containing sensor histidine kinase: MNDKFQLLLDANNILTSTLDISKLLSIIMELARKVVNADASSLLLIDENTGELYFDVAIGEKADEVKRVRLKSGEGIAGWCAAYNRSLVIEDVAQDSRWTSRSDDASGFKTKSIICAPMRYKGKVLGVIEGINSIDKKSFNEDDLPFFEAFANQSAIALENARLFTRLIQEKEKISAAFNGMTEAVFVTDKDGIIIQSNKYACNLINSEDINGSFFYKIMNDIGFNFSESFLQYEGQAKVFELTRKSEKQVFLSCMVTKITNEINEITGYIFVIRDITEEKKEELLKRTFLSLVSHKLKTPLVTITGYIPILMAENANSTFKKAIESMKKQTDRLADLVEDLLRFTEVESEVLKLEKRENVVDKIISEAVESMKMKFSDKKATVNVADLTKLGNIIVDKEKVKEAIGCILENAVKFNKSPEKIINISGELKDNMVMINIEDNGVGISLSEKEKIFEKFYQIEESFTGQVEGAGLGLALAMRIIESHGGSINVISKLGIGSKFTITFPKS; encoded by the coding sequence ATGAACGATAAATTCCAGCTTTTATTAGATGCCAATAATATTTTAACTTCTACGCTTGATATAAGTAAGCTTCTTTCTATTATAATGGAACTTGCCCGTAAAGTTGTAAATGCAGATGCATCATCACTTCTATTAATTGATGAAAACACCGGTGAACTTTATTTTGATGTTGCCATAGGTGAAAAAGCAGATGAAGTAAAAAGGGTGCGTCTCAAATCAGGTGAGGGGATTGCCGGATGGTGTGCAGCTTATAATAGGTCTCTGGTAATTGAAGACGTCGCTCAAGATTCAAGGTGGACCAGCCGGTCCGATGATGCTTCCGGTTTTAAGACAAAATCAATAATTTGTGCTCCAATGAGATATAAAGGGAAAGTTCTTGGAGTTATTGAAGGCATAAATTCAATAGATAAAAAATCTTTTAATGAAGATGACCTGCCTTTTTTTGAAGCATTTGCCAACCAGTCTGCAATTGCATTGGAAAATGCAAGGCTTTTTACCAGGTTAATTCAGGAAAAAGAAAAAATATCTGCTGCATTTAACGGTATGACAGAAGCTGTTTTCGTAACTGATAAAGACGGAATAATAATTCAGTCAAATAAATATGCCTGTAACTTGATAAATTCTGAGGATATTAACGGCAGTTTTTTTTATAAAATAATGAATGATATCGGTTTTAATTTCTCGGAAAGTTTTCTTCAGTATGAAGGGCAAGCAAAAGTTTTTGAACTTACGAGAAAGTCTGAAAAACAAGTGTTTCTTAGCTGCATGGTTACCAAGATAACCAATGAAATTAATGAAATAACCGGATATATTTTTGTAATTAGAGATATAACAGAAGAAAAAAAAGAAGAGCTTTTAAAAAGGACGTTTCTATCCTTGGTTTCGCATAAACTAAAAACACCACTTGTAACTATTACCGGTTATATTCCTATTTTGATGGCAGAAAATGCTAATTCTACATTTAAAAAAGCGATTGAATCGATGAAAAAACAGACTGATAGGTTAGCTGATTTGGTTGAGGATTTGCTCAGGTTTACGGAGGTTGAATCAGAGGTTCTTAAGCTTGAAAAAAGAGAAAATGTAGTTGATAAAATAATTTCCGAAGCGGTAGAATCAATGAAAATGAAATTTAGCGATAAGAAAGCAACAGTAAATGTTGCGGATTTAACAAAACTCGGAAATATCATTGTGGATAAAGAAAAAGTGAAAGAAGCCATTGGCTGCATTTTAGAGAACGCTGTTAAGTTTAACAAGAGTCCCGAAAAGATTATAAATATTTCCGGCGAGTTAAAGGATAATATGGTAATGATAAATATAGAAGACAATGGTGTCGGAATTTCACTTTCTGAAAAAGAGAAAATATTTGAGAAATTTTATCAGATAGAAGAATCGTTCACGGGTCAAGTTGAAGGTGCCGGTCTCGGACTTGCTCTTGCCATGCGAATTATTGAGTCTCACGGCGGCAGTATAAATGTCATTTCAAAATTAGGTATTGGTTCTAAATTTACAATAACGTTTCCAAAATCATGA
- a CDS encoding FecR domain-containing protein, producing MGKSLKRLFGCILGIVFMASIYAYAEDKQNYPGEVGEVKGVVEILKNGETEYIPAVEEMPVQLKDRIKTAKNSSCNLELDDGSLIYIGENTEASVDALEIGKEKHNSKISLWLGKIIANIAKLKNTKMEVHSLTSVVAVRGTEFAVEAAADKTDVGVFEGEVAVKSGNDSIKEEVSVKPDEQTTVLKDQNPSRPYKLTEVMERYKERNKVLKGRLEILRERLKKESPERRTKMRQLAMGRFQKMKERRSEQMKQLKMKRQGLRRNNVPDNIQQQQPQQLPMKKTEPVDSQQVQTDKQTIQPTTVQPATIQPTTVQPATVQPTTVQPETVQPTRVLPETVQPITVQPGTVQPIKEQPTTVQPAKRYSQQ from the coding sequence ATGGGAAAAAGTTTAAAACGTTTGTTTGGCTGTATTTTAGGAATAGTTTTTATGGCTTCAATTTATGCATATGCTGAAGATAAACAGAATTATCCGGGAGAAGTGGGAGAAGTAAAGGGTGTAGTGGAGATACTTAAGAATGGTGAAACTGAATACATACCTGCAGTTGAAGAAATGCCTGTACAGTTAAAAGACAGGATAAAAACTGCAAAGAATTCATCCTGTAATTTGGAGTTGGATGACGGTTCACTTATATATATAGGCGAAAATACTGAGGCATCAGTTGATGCGCTTGAGATTGGTAAAGAAAAACACAATTCAAAAATATCTTTGTGGTTAGGTAAAATCATAGCAAATATAGCTAAGCTAAAAAATACTAAAATGGAAGTTCACTCTCTTACTTCTGTTGTCGCTGTAAGAGGTACAGAGTTTGCAGTGGAAGCTGCTGCAGATAAAACAGATGTTGGCGTATTTGAAGGTGAAGTTGCAGTAAAAAGCGGGAATGATTCAATTAAGGAAGAAGTAAGCGTAAAACCGGATGAACAAACTACTGTTTTAAAAGATCAAAATCCCTCACGACCGTATAAGTTAACAGAAGTAATGGAGAGATATAAAGAACGCAATAAGGTGCTTAAGGGAAGGTTGGAGATACTTAGGGAACGCCTGAAGAAAGAATCACCTGAAAGACGGACAAAAATGAGACAACTTGCAATGGGTAGATTTCAAAAGATGAAAGAAAGGCGTTCTGAACAAATGAAGCAGTTGAAAATGAAAAGGCAGGGATTAAGAAGGAATAATGTCCCTGATAATATACAACAGCAGCAACCCCAGCAGTTGCCGATGAAGAAAACGGAACCGGTGGATTCACAGCAAGTCCAAACTGATAAACAAACAATACAACCAACAACGGTACAACCAGCAACAATACAGCCGACAACGGTACAACCGGCAACTGTACAGCCGACAACGGTACAACCGGAAACAGTACAACCAACAAGGGTACTACCGGAAACAGTACAACCAATAACGGTACAACCGGGAACAGTACAACCAATAAAGGAACAACCAACAACGGTACAGCCAGCAAAACGGTACAGCCAACAATAG
- a CDS encoding PorV/PorQ family protein, producing the protein MRLPRAKALAMTVVYFTFIFHPLYAGVGTNTAAFLKEDIGARMSGMGSAFSAVADDTNLIFVNPAGLNYITSPEIATMYNKSIIDTYYGFLGAVLPLQNCTLGFSYLRYDGGNIEINHLDGTSEKVKAESDSTFILGAGSNLSEEFFFGFNGKFISSELGEKYSASTITGDLGVIFRPVDDRLSIGVSFLNLVGELKYNKVSESLPMTIRSGIAYKVVDLKRHSLLLAFDTVKNKSEDVKFNLGSEYWFSQLLALRVGYKISDSITFGLGLNMLKGQLDYSYVPMLGETTHKVSFSMKFGSVELYDIAEKYYDKGMYNRAISYWSKIDKGEPDYAQAEKRINETKRESDYVQTEERINGTKGEYKDEQQKQQKEEQQLIKGRESATLFAELLQEWNRKHPKGGTTGVSPSQSLETSPTQPVSQSEPIQYQIKPPKEKTNLAITSFEGKNMSSADADIVSDFLRTDLVKTEVFNVVDRGNMEKILAEAAFQQTGCTTSECAVQIGKILNVQKVVTGTLSKLIGVYYVNISMTDVETGKIIYADKAECGSPRDLSIAITNMAIKMASQFSEK; encoded by the coding sequence ATGAGATTGCCACGGGCTAAAGCCCTCGCAATGACAGTAGTGTATTTCACTTTTATATTCCATCCTCTCTATGCAGGTGTGGGAACTAATACCGCTGCATTTCTTAAAGAAGATATCGGGGCAAGAATGTCTGGAATGGGATCTGCTTTTTCTGCTGTCGCCGATGATACTAATCTTATTTTTGTCAATCCTGCCGGTTTGAATTATATTACCAGTCCTGAAATTGCAACTATGTATAATAAAAGTATAATTGATACTTATTATGGTTTTTTAGGTGCTGTTTTACCGCTACAAAACTGCACGCTTGGATTTAGTTATCTCAGATATGATGGTGGGAATATTGAAATAAATCATCTTGATGGCACATCCGAAAAAGTTAAGGCAGAAAGCGATTCCACTTTTATACTGGGGGCAGGTTCTAATTTAAGCGAAGAATTTTTCTTTGGTTTCAATGGAAAATTTATCAGTAGTGAACTTGGTGAGAAATATTCTGCCTCAACTATTACTGGGGATTTGGGTGTAATATTTAGACCTGTGGATGACAGACTTTCAATAGGAGTATCTTTTTTGAATTTAGTCGGTGAATTAAAATATAACAAAGTGAGTGAATCACTACCTATGACCATACGCTCTGGTATTGCCTATAAAGTAGTTGATTTGAAAAGACATTCGTTGCTTTTAGCATTTGATACTGTAAAAAATAAAAGTGAGGATGTAAAATTCAATTTAGGTTCTGAATATTGGTTCTCTCAACTTTTAGCATTACGGGTTGGGTATAAAATTTCTGATAGTATTACTTTTGGACTTGGATTAAATATGCTAAAAGGACAACTTGATTATAGTTATGTGCCAATGCTTGGAGAGACAACTCATAAAGTTTCATTTTCTATGAAATTTGGTTCTGTGGAATTATATGATATAGCCGAAAAATATTATGATAAAGGTATGTATAACCGTGCAATATCTTATTGGTCAAAAATAGACAAAGGGGAGCCGGATTATGCTCAGGCAGAAAAAAGAATAAATGAAACAAAAAGGGAATCGGATTATGTTCAGACAGAAGAAAGAATAAATGGAACAAAAGGGGAATATAAAGATGAACAACAAAAACAACAAAAAGAGGAACAGCAATTAATCAAAGGGCGTGAATCTGCGACTCTATTTGCTGAACTTTTGCAAGAATGGAATAGGAAACATCCAAAAGGAGGTACGACTGGTGTTTCTCCTTCACAATCGCTTGAAACAAGTCCAACACAACCAGTATCACAAAGCGAACCAATACAATATCAAATTAAGCCGCCAAAAGAAAAAACCAATCTTGCAATTACAAGTTTTGAAGGGAAAAATATGTCCTCCGCTGATGCTGATATCGTTTCAGATTTTTTACGGACGGATTTAGTGAAAACTGAAGTTTTTAATGTTGTGGACAGGGGAAATATGGAAAAGATACTCGCCGAAGCAGCATTCCAACAAACTGGTTGCACAACTTCCGAATGTGCAGTTCAAATAGGAAAAATCTTAAATGTTCAAAAAGTAGTGACGGGAACTTTATCCAAGTTAATCGGTGTTTATTATGTGAATATTAGTATGACAGATGTGGAAACAGGAAAAATTATTTATGCCGACAAAGCAGAATGTGGGAGTCCCAGAGATTTATCTATTGCAATAACAAATATGGCAATAAAAATGGCTTCTCAGTTCAGTGAAAAATAA
- a CDS encoding PorV/PorQ family protein yields the protein MIKKLLFIGYKKQFHFLVFIFITFYFLIPTSCFSAAAGTSGARILNQTISARVAGMGEAFVAVCDDANALYYNPAGLVNIENNEISSMYLRGRVDENYGLIGWVGTPSVRIGSFGASFLYYDGGNFEWNNLDGTSRNVKAQQDIVGTIGYGREIFNNFSLGINAKYLSSKLVETYKGTAYAGDFGVLYKTGVDGFSTGLSIQNIGTKLKYIEEADALPMNIRLGIAYKKAILQNHNFLIAIDTIKSNESNIRENIGIEYCFKRIISLRVGYKVGYDIDKITLGAGFQMQGLKVDYGIGLVDTLNPNQRISIGYRFGSAH from the coding sequence ATGATAAAAAAATTATTATTTATAGGATATAAGAAGCAATTTCACTTTTTAGTTTTTATCTTTATTACTTTCTACTTTCTAATCCCTACTTCCTGTTTTTCCGCTGCTGCTGGAACATCCGGCGCAAGGATTCTGAATCAGACAATAAGTGCCAGGGTTGCAGGTATGGGCGAGGCATTTGTCGCTGTATGTGATGATGCAAATGCACTTTATTATAACCCTGCAGGTTTGGTGAATATAGAAAACAATGAAATATCGAGTATGTATTTGAGAGGCAGGGTAGATGAAAATTATGGCTTAATCGGGTGGGTAGGGACACCGTCAGTAAGAATAGGCAGTTTTGGAGCAAGTTTTCTTTATTATGATGGTGGTAATTTTGAATGGAATAATCTGGATGGTACTTCAAGAAATGTTAAGGCACAGCAAGATATAGTTGGAACAATTGGTTATGGCAGGGAAATATTTAATAATTTTTCACTGGGGATAAATGCAAAATATCTTTCATCCAAACTTGTAGAAACATATAAGGGTACAGCATATGCAGGGGACTTTGGTGTTTTATACAAAACTGGTGTTGATGGGTTTTCAACCGGACTTTCTATTCAAAATATAGGGACAAAACTTAAATATATAGAAGAAGCAGACGCACTCCCTATGAACATAAGATTAGGAATAGCATACAAAAAGGCGATATTGCAAAACCACAATTTTTTAATCGCCATTGACACAATTAAATCAAATGAAAGTAACATCAGAGAAAACATAGGTATTGAGTATTGTTTTAAAAGGATTATATCTTTGCGAGTTGGCTACAAAGTGGGTTATGATATTGATAAGATAACTCTTGGTGCAGGTTTTCAAATGCAAGGACTGAAGGTTGATTATGGGATTGGTTTGGTTGATACGCTTAATCCAAATCAAAGAATATCAATTGGCTATAGGTTTGGGAGTGCACATTAG